A portion of the Paenibacillus marchantiae genome contains these proteins:
- a CDS encoding energy-coupling factor transporter transmembrane component T family protein codes for MQLSFPHRETWLHAVNPGLKMIFLTLLFIFVILVHNLNVMANVAVVMLLLLGWTGHAWPRLLLYASPFILVFISTSTGMIMFGKGETTWFQWGLIHITEESFYRGLHLGFRSLSMAAAGLLFGLTTKPVRLFYSLMQQWRLPPKYAYSFLAAMRMIPILLDEFQTLRYAIRIRGTRQHGSRWNVYGILKRYAIPLLAQSIRRAQRMAVAMEAKGFKEGGSRTYYIQIGYSRADVWFMGYFIIMLTAAYILGTTFPYNSTLLDVR; via the coding sequence ATGCAGCTCTCGTTTCCTCATCGTGAGACTTGGCTTCACGCGGTGAATCCGGGGTTGAAAATGATTTTCCTGACATTGCTGTTTATCTTCGTCATCCTTGTTCACAATCTGAATGTAATGGCTAATGTAGCAGTTGTCATGCTTTTACTGCTTGGCTGGACAGGTCACGCATGGCCCAGATTATTGCTGTATGCATCTCCGTTCATTCTGGTATTTATATCAACTTCCACAGGTATGATCATGTTTGGTAAAGGGGAGACCACCTGGTTTCAGTGGGGATTAATTCATATTACCGAAGAGAGCTTCTACCGCGGGTTGCACCTAGGATTTCGTTCTCTAAGTATGGCGGCAGCTGGATTGTTGTTCGGTCTGACGACCAAGCCTGTCCGTCTCTTTTATTCCCTCATGCAGCAGTGGAGGCTCCCACCCAAGTATGCCTATAGTTTTCTGGCGGCTATGCGTATGATTCCGATTTTGCTGGATGAATTCCAGACGCTGCGTTATGCCATCCGCATTCGGGGAACGAGGCAGCATGGTTCCCGCTGGAATGTATACGGCATACTGAAACGATATGCAATTCCACTACTTGCCCAGAGTATTCGCCGTGCGCAACGTATGGCGGTGGCGATGGAAGCAAAAGGATTCAAGGAAGGCGGGAGCCGGACCTATTACATTCAGATCGGGTATTCCCGAGCGGATGTATGGTTTATGGGGTATTTTATCATCATGTTAACGGCTGCTTATATATTGGGAACCACATTCCCTTATAATTCAACCCTATTGGATGTAAGGTGA